One region of Scomber scombrus chromosome 10, fScoSco1.1, whole genome shotgun sequence genomic DNA includes:
- the LOC133987194 gene encoding EMILIN-3, with translation MRTKWCQLVAQFFLLEVLLSVVDSKGTFYGGHVNPFYGNRYNLYKAGLNPHHTPNKPMTRHKNHCAYVVQKNITCTMQDGVATYVKAEYTTKCIWGQKCPVVMYRTFYKPKYKVGYKTVTELEWRCCPGYSGESCFDGPTSLPDVMIPPLKGAGFPHRPGMKGFPYGPRPPVDQRPGSGQFEPGKPYPNVPDHRPIPTGQLPAGNGKPNYGNKFGISGVTGERLDRMEEDLRRLTQGLDTLNGVVAGLEERLRTSLREDTNKILVSLLPNPPRVPDSTVGFGVITDGTPDGLEGGESFTGFGDLAVKVTEVSDQLRVKTHIIEEIQGMVLGHDGQLKRLLEGADGKPIPGPSTTFQLDEIVDAKLADLRAEILDGFERRLTGLESHCNEKIGAVQKQCHREHMDGQEQMQQSLDGRETGLREELGTLQAQIQGLTLTESCCGQVNSLSQRVLLLEESVKGLTESQRQLQAALTDQSIHVETLIETRLVDIEGRLNSTEGGPDGIGGFPGGLDGFKNMLEDKLKTLEVRVFVAVEELSNATAPALLEGQVVPALETEIESLRRRVEGDLGSIHKQLIDLELLCTSSCAPSTPSAGGVSGVEEEWDGMEKKMTDRLDSHSDQLDRLNNTLQNLLFRIAHEDSEGSVQGEITLLKVNINSVNRSLKGLKDSIHFIASEVGHANSTWEQREHHLVNQMHGITKLVGHQASLLGAGERRLAQLKGELVALKRRLAGELQGCRSTAIEVQREVKDVDSRVSQVEGQCNSLGELAEHLERIRAELERHSDSYLAQVNGTLANHSEQLAELKGEVKDSVAKEASNQKGDQ, from the exons atgagGACCAAGTGGTGTCAACTGGTTGCACAGTTCTTTCTCTTAGAAGTGTTGCTCTCTGTGGTGGACAGTAAAGGAACTTTCTATGGGGGCCATGTCAATCCTTTTTATGGAAACAGATACAACCTGTATAAGGCTGGACTCAACCCTCACCACACACCAAACAAGCCCATGACTCGCCACAA AAACCATTGTGCCTACGTTGTCCAGAAGAATATTACATGCACCATGCAGGATGGAGTGGCCACCTATGTGAAGGCTGAGTACACCACCAAGTGCATCTGGGGTCAGAAATGTCCAGTTGTCAT GTACAGGACATTCTACAAACCAAAGTACAAGGTGGGCTATAAAACAGTGACTGAGCTGGAGTGGAGATGTTGCCCTGGCTACTCTGGGGAGAGCTGCTTTGATGGACCCACGTCACTGCCTGACGTCATGATTCCACCTTTAAAGGGAGCAGGTTTTCCTCATCGCCCTGGGATGAAGGGCTTCCCCTATGGCCCTAGACCTCCTGTGGACCAGAGGCCTGGAAGTGGCCAGTTTGAGCCAGGCAAACCCTACCCCAATGTACCTGACCACAGACCAATACCCACAGGACAACTGCCTGCTGGAAATGGAAAACCAAACTATG GGAACAAATTCGGGATTTCAGGAGTGACTGGTGAACGTTTGGACCGTATGGAGGAGGACCTGCGCCGCCTCACCCAGGGTCTAGACACTCTCAACGGGGTGGTGGCTGGCCTCGAGGAACGACTGCGAACATCTCTTCGGGAAGACACCAACAAAATCTTGGTGTCCCTGCTGCCCAATCCTCCTCGTGTGCCCGACTCAACAGTGGGATTTGGAGTGATAACAGATGGGACTCCTGATGGATTGGAAGGAGGAGAAAGCTTCACTGGATTTGGGGACCTTGCAGTGAAGGTAACAGAAGTTAGCGATCAGCTGCGGGTCAAGACTCACATCATAGAGGAGATTCAG GGAATGGTCCTGGGTCATGATGGCCAGCTGAAGAGGCTGTTGGAAGGAGCTGACGGCAAGCCCATCCCTGGTCCTAGCACCACCTTTCAACTGGACGAGATCGTGGATGCCAAGTTGGCTGACCTGCGGGCTGAGATCCTGGATGGTTTTGAGCGCCGTCTGACTGGTCTAGAGAGCCACTGTAATGAGAAGATTGGGGCAGTGCAGAAGCAGTGCCATAGGGAGCACATGGATGGCCAGGAGCAGATGCAGCAGTCCCTGGATGGAAGAGAGACTGGGCTCAGGGAGGAGTTGGGCACTTTGCAGGCTCAGATCCAGGGCCTAACTCTAACCGAGAGCTGCTGTGGACAG GTAAACAGCCTGTCCCAGcgtgtgctgctgctggaggagtcAGTTAAAGGTCTCACAGAATCTCAGAGACAGCTACAGGCAGCCCTCACTGACCAGAGCATCCATGTGGAGACACTGATTGAAACCCGTCTGGTGGACATAGAGGGCCGCCTCAATTCCACCGAGGGTGGACCTGATGGAATAGGAGGGTTTCCTGGTGGTCTCGATGGCTTCAAGAATATGCTAGAGGACAAGTTGAAAACCCTGGAGGTGAGAGTGTTTGTGGCTGTGGAGGAGCTCAGCAATGCCACTGCACCGGCACTGCTGGAGGGCCAGGTTGTCCCTGCGCTGGAGACAGAGATTGAGTCTTTGAGGAGGAGAGTAGAGGGGGACCTGGGCAGCATTCATAAACAGTTAATAGACCTGGAGCTTCTTTGCACCTCTTCCTGTGCACCCTCCACCCCTTCAGCAGGGGGTGTCTCTGGTGTGGAGGAGGAGTGGGATGGGATGGAAAAGAAGATGACTGACCGTCTGGACTCCCATTCAGATCAGCTGGACCGTCTAAACAATACTCTGCAGAACTTGCTCTTCCGTATCGCCCATGAGGACTCTGAGGGCTCAGTCCAAGGAGAGATCACCCTGCTGAAGGTCAACATTAACTCTGTGAACCGTTCTCTGAAAGGCCTAAAGGACTCTATTCACTTCATTGCAAGTGAAGTGGGCCATGCTAACTCCACCTGGGAGCAGAGAGAGCACCACCTAGTCAACCAGATGCATGGAATCACTAAACTAGTGGGCCATCAAGCCTCGCTCCTGGGGGCTGGGGAGAGGCGGCTGGCCCAGCTGAAGGGAGAACTGGTGGCCTTGAAGAGAAGGCTAGCTGGGGAGCTTCAAGGCTGCCGGAGCACAGCAATAGAGGTGCAGAGGGAGGTGAAAGATGTTGATAGCAGGGTTAGCCAGGTAGAGGGCCAGTGCAACAGCCTGGGGGAGCTGGCAGAACACCTAGAGAGGATCAGGGCTGAGCTTGAGAGACACTCAGACTCCTACCTGGCTCAGGTGAATGGCACCCTGGCCAACCATTCGGAACAGCTAGCTGAGCTGAAAGGAGAGGTCAAAGACAGTGTGGCCAAGGAAGCATCCAACCAAAAAGGAGACCAGTAG